ACAGGCATTCCGGGAAGCGGGAAAACAAGCATTCTGACAGAATCTGTCGCAGTTCTTAATCGAGAAGGAAAAAAGACCGTGTCTGTCAATTTCGGCGATGTAATGTTTGAAACCTCAGGTGTTGCGCACCGGGATGAAATGCGCAAACTACCTCAGGAAAAGCAAGTTGAAAACCAGAAAAAGGCTGCTGAAAAAATCGCTCAGATGGCTAGACGAGAAAACGTAATTGTGGATACGCATTGCACAATAAAAACGCCTTTGGGTTATCTTTGCGGCCTGCCAGAATGGGTTTTGAAAAATATTAAGCCCAATGTAATAGTTCTTGTCGAAGCAGATCCTTCTGAAATTAAAAGCAGGCGCGACTCTGATGAAAGCCGCAAGCGCGACGAAGAATCTAGCGAGGATATTGACGCGCACCAGATATTGAATCGCGCAGCAGCAATCTCTTATTGCATGCTCACCGGCGCGACAATGAAAATAATAAAGAACCGCAATGATTATCTTCTTGATGCGGTGAAAGATTTAATAAGGTTGTTTTAAATGTCTTTTGATTTTAAAGAAGTTTTTGCGCCGGACTGGAAAAAGGTATTGTTCTCATTTGTTCTTTTATTTCTGGTTCTGTATTTTGCGCCATGCAAGGTGTCGTTTACACAAAGCATGGGAAATCCGGTAGGATATTATTGGAGTGTCTGCAGTAATATGATTTCTTTTTCGGAACTCATGAACCCTGAAGCATGCGGCGTGCAATTTTCATTTTTCGGAATTCTTGAGTTTTCAGATCGTATGCTTTTGGGGTTGTC
This is a stretch of genomic DNA from Nanoarchaeota archaeon. It encodes these proteins:
- a CDS encoding adenylate kinase; the encoded protein is MSKIVILTGIPGSGKTSILTESVAVLNREGKKTVSVNFGDVMFETSGVAHRDEMRKLPQEKQVENQKKAAEKIAQMARRENVIVDTHCTIKTPLGYLCGLPEWVLKNIKPNVIVLVEADPSEIKSRRDSDESRKRDEESSEDIDAHQILNRAAAISYCMLTGATMKIIKNRNDYLLDAVKDLIRLF